Proteins from a single region of Halostella litorea:
- a CDS encoding helix-turn-helix domain-containing protein has product MRELVFALEYEPGCNRVADALADHPDARVRSLSLHATAERLWRVDHATGTPEALNAIEDAFLNGDYYADCLATEDCNATQTTRVLDRTDDALILYSDWERTPTCASVPHIARDHLGDGVLFETRHEGRHYTWRLIHSGDGDVAAFFDALKVAVGECAQMEMLRTADTTSARGSDGTPSGLPPAQEAALQAAVEHGYYESPREVDVGELAEHLDVPRSTLTYRLRRAEEHLAKQHVAGERVAEERLASH; this is encoded by the coding sequence ATGCGCGAACTCGTCTTCGCTCTCGAATACGAGCCCGGCTGCAACAGGGTGGCGGACGCCCTCGCCGACCACCCCGACGCTCGCGTTCGCTCGCTCTCGCTGCACGCCACTGCCGAGCGTCTCTGGCGGGTCGACCATGCCACCGGTACGCCTGAGGCGCTCAACGCCATCGAGGACGCCTTTCTCAACGGCGACTACTACGCTGACTGTCTCGCCACCGAGGACTGCAACGCCACACAGACCACCCGCGTCCTCGACCGCACGGACGACGCGCTCATCCTCTACTCAGATTGGGAGCGCACTCCGACCTGCGCCTCAGTCCCCCACATCGCTCGCGACCACCTCGGCGACGGCGTGCTGTTCGAGACTCGTCACGAGGGCCGCCACTACACGTGGCGACTCATCCACTCCGGCGATGGCGACGTGGCGGCGTTCTTCGACGCTCTCAAAGTCGCCGTCGGGGAGTGCGCCCAGATGGAGATGCTCCGCACAGCGGACACAACATCAGCTAGGGGAAGCGACGGAACACCAAGTGGATTGCCTCCAGCCCAAGAGGCTGCTCTCCAGGCCGCCGTCGAACACGGCTACTACGAATCACCCCGCGAGGTCGATGTTGGAGAACTCGCAGAGCATCTCGACGTGCCACGGTCAACACTCACCTACCGACTCCGTCGGGCGGAAGAACATTTGGCGAAGCAACATGTCGCCGGCGAGCGGGTAGCGGAAGAACGGCTGGCATCCCACTGA